From Carya illinoinensis cultivar Pawnee chromosome 5, C.illinoinensisPawnee_v1, whole genome shotgun sequence, one genomic window encodes:
- the LOC122310740 gene encoding leucine-rich repeat receptor-like serine/threonine-protein kinase BAM3, producing the protein MVPFIVLALFSLLATSSSASSLVSDFHALVTIKKGFENSDSILSAWNHSNPSSFCFWAGIQCLRGRVVSLDLTDLNLYGSVSPQISRLDRLTNLSLAGNNFTGTIEIANLSSLRWLNISNNQFNGGLDWNYSSIANLEVFDAYNNNFTAFLPLGILSLKKLKHLDLGGNFFFGRIPGSYGNLVGLEHLSLAGNDLNGKIPGELGNLTNLREIYLGYYNVFEGGIPVELSKLVNLVHMELSSCELDGPIPRELGNLKALDTLYLHSNLLSGSIPNQLGNLTNLVNLDLSNNALTGEIPFEFVNLNRLKLFNLFMNRLHGSIPEYVANFPDLETLELWMNNFTGEIPEDLGQNGKLQVLDLSTNKLTGTIPRNLCLSNQLRILILLKNFLFGPIPEGLGTCSSLTRVRLSSNYLNGSIPKGFLYLPQLNFMELQNNYLSGTLPENANSSSTPAKLAQLNLSNNLLSGLLPISFSNFSSIQILSLSGNQISGPIPPSIGGFLEVVKLDLSRNSLSGSIPSDIGNCFHLTYLDMSQNNLSGSLPPEISNIRILSYLNLSRNHLNQTIPRSVGTMKSLTNADFSFNDFSGKLPEFGQFTCFNASSFAGNAQLCGSLLNNPCNLTAITKTPRKAPADFKLIFALGLLICSLVFAAAAMLKAKSWKRNGPDSWKMTVFQKLDFKVTDILECLKDGNVIGRGGAGIVYHGKMTNGVEIAVKKLLGFGSNSHDHGFRAEIQTLGNIRHRNIVRLLAFCSNKETNLLVYEYMRNGSLGEALHGKKGSFLGWNLRYKVAIDAAKGLCYLHHDCSPRIVHRDVKSNNILLDSSFEAHVADFGLAKFLIDGGTSEVMSAIAGSYGYIAPEYAYTLRVDEKSDVYSYGVVLLELLTGHRPVGDFGEGVDIVQWTKSVTKCRREDVMGIVDSRLKFVPKDEAMHLFFVAMLCAQENSVERPTMREVVQMLSEFPHHSPNYQSSSSSNIVHDHHQKKKLEKERDCPNFKQELLV; encoded by the exons ATGGTCCCTTTCATTGTTTTGGCGCTTTTCTCTCTACTTGCCACCTCTTCTTCTGCCTCTTCTTTAGTTAGTGATTTCCATGCCTTAGTCACAATTAAAAAGGGATTTGAAAACTCTGATTCCATTCTAAGTGCTTGGAATCATTCGAATCCTAGCTCATTTTGTTTTTGGGCTGGAATTCAATGCTTAAGGGGACGTGTTGTTTCATTGGACTTGACAGATTTGAATCTGTATGGTTCTGTGTCACCTCAGATTTCGAGACTTGACCGGCTTACCAACCTCTCTCTTGCTGGAAATAACTTCACAGGTACCATTGAGATTGCGAATTTGAGCAGTCTTCGATGGCTAAACATCTCAAACAACCAGTTCAATGGCGGCTTGGACTGGAACTATTCGAGCATTGCCAACTTGGAAGTGTTTGATGCTTATAACAATAACTTCACTGCCTTTCTTCCACTTGGCATTTTGAGCTTGAAGAAGCTCAAGCACTTGGATCTTGGTGGGAATTTTTTCTTTGGAAGAATCCCAGGAAGCTATGGAAATCTTGTTGGTTTGGAGCATCTTTCGCTTGCTGGAAATGATCTTAACGGAAAAATCCCAGGCGAGTTGGGAAATCTCACCAACCTGAGAGAGATTTACCTGGGCTATTACAATGTTTTTGAAGGTGGGATCCCAGTGGAGTTAAGTAAATTGGTGAATCTAGTTCACATGGAACTTTCTAGCTGTGAATTGGATGGGCCAATTCCAAGGGAGCTGGGGAATTTGAAGGCGCTCGACACTCTCTACTTGCATAGCAATCTACTTTCGGGTTCAATTCCAAATCAATTAGGCAACTTGACAAACCTGGTGAACCTTGATCTTTCCAACAATGCACTGACAGGTGAAATCCCGTTTGAGTTTGTTAATCTCAACCGGCTCAAGCTTTTCAACCTGTTCATGAACAGACTGCACGGGTCTATACCGGAGTACGTCGCCAACTTTCCAGATTTGGAAACTCTTGAGCTGTGGATGAACAACTTCACCGGGGAGATTCCCGAGGATCttggccaaaatggaaagcttCAAGTGCTCGATTTGTCAACAAATAAGCTCACTGGTACAATCCCTCGGAACTTGTGTTTGTCTAATCAACTCAGAATACTAATTCTATTGAAAAACTTTCTCTTTGGGCCAATTCCTGAAGGGCTGGGCACATGTTCAAGTCTCACCAGGGTGAGATTGAGCAGCAATTACTTGAATGGTAGCATCCCAAAAGGGTTCCTATACTTACCTCAGCTAAATTTTATGGAGTTGCAAAACAACTACTTATCTGGAACCTTGCCGGAGAATGCTAATAGTTCATCAACGCCCGCTAAATTAGCCCAACTTAATTTATCAAACAATCTCCTCTCTGGTCTTTTAcccatttcattttcaaatttctcctCCATCCAAATCCTCTCACTTAGTGGAAACCAAATCTCAGGTCCAATCCCCCCTTCTATAGGAGGATTCCTTGAAGTAGTAAAACTTGATTTGAGTCGAAACTCACTCTCAGGCTCAATCCCTTCCGACATAGGAAATTGTTTCCATTTGACATACCTTGACATGAGTCAAAACAACCTCTCTGGctccctcccaccagagatttCCAACATCCGGATACTAAGTTACTTGAACTTGTCAAGAAACCACTTGAACCAAACAATACCCAGATCAGTTGGAACCATGAAAAGCCTCACAAATGCCGACTTCTCCTTTAACGATTTCTCCGGTAAATTACCGGAATTTGGCCAATTCACCTGCTTTAATGCCTCCTCCTTCGCGGGTAATGCTCAGCTTTGCGGTTCCCTCCTTAACAATCCTTGCAATCTCACCGCAATAACCAAAACACCCAGAAAGGCCCCTGCAGATTTTAAGCTGATCTTCGCGCTCGGCCTTTTGATATGCTCTCTGGTTTTCGCTGCTGCTGCCATGCTCAAGGCCAAGTCATGGAAAAGAAATGGTCCGGACTCATGGAAGATGACCGTATTCCAAAAGCTCGATTTCAAGGTCACTGACATCCTTGAATGCTTGAAAGATGGCAACGTGATTGGAAGAGGCGGAGCTGGGATTGTTTACCATGGGAAAATGACAAATGGGGTCGAGATCGCGGTCAAAAAGCTTCTTGGGTTTGGCTCAAACAGCCATGACCATGGCTTCCGAGCTGAAATTCAAACGCTAGGTAACATTAGGCATCGAAACATTGTGAGACTGCTAGCATTCTGTTCCAACAAGGAAACCAATCTCCTGGTTTACGAGTACATGAGAAACGGGAGCTTAGGCGAGGCACTGCACGGCAAAAAAGGCTCATTCTTGGGTTGGAATTTGAGGTACAAAGTTGCGATTGACGCCGCCAAAGGCCTATGCTACCTGCATCACGATTGTTCCCCACGGATCGTTCACCGGGACGTGAAATCCAACAACATTTTGTTGGATTCGAGCTTTGAAGCACACGTCGCCGATTTCGGGCTTGCCAAGTTCTTGATCGACGGTGGCACATCGGAAGTCATGTCAGCAATTGCAGGGTCTTACGGCTACATTGCGCCCG AGTATGCATACACACTGAGGGTTGACGAGAAGAGCGATGTGTATAGTTATGGAGTCGTCCTCCTAGAACTTCTCACGGGGCATCGTCCGGTAGGTGATTTCGGCGAAGGTGTCGATATCGTACAATGGACCAAGAGCGTAACAAAGTGTCGAAGGGAAGACGTTATGGGCATTGTTGACTCTAGGTTAAAATTTGTGCCGAAAGATGAAGCAATGCACTTGTTCTTTGTTGCAATGCTATGTGCCCAAGAAAATAGTGTTGAACGTCCCACAATGAGAGAGGTGGTTCAGATGCTATCGGAGTTCCCTCATCACTCGCCCAACTATCAATCTTCCTCATCTTCTAATATCGTTCATGATCATcaccaaaaaaagaaacttgAAAAGGAGAGAGATTGCCCCAACTTCAAACAAGAACTTTTGGTTTaa